Sequence from the Mesorhizobium sp. PAMC28654 genome:
GGCGCGACTATACCGATTCATACCGATTTCGTTAAGCTTTCATAAATTTTGGAAGCCCTGTTGCAGAACGGTTTCACAACATCGTGACGGACCAGAGCGGCTTTTCTCCCCCCTCCGGTCCGGCAATCTGGAGCGCAACGGCAGTCTCAGGCGTTCGCGCCGCCATCGATGGTCAGCGCGGCGCCGGTGACGAACCGCCCCTCGGGTCCGGCCAGCCAGGCAACCATCCCGGCAATCTCATCAGCCTTGCCAAAGCGCGGCGTTGCCATCTTTTGTCGTTGATGCCCGGCATGCGGTCCCTCATGTCGGTGTCGGTCGAACCGGGATGAACGACGTTGGCGGTGATGCCGCGTGGACCGAGGTCACGAGCGAGCGCCTTGGTCAATCCGGCCAGTGCGGCCTTGCTGGTCGAATAAGCGCTAAGGCCGGTATCGGTGACCCGCCCGGCCAGATTGCTGCCGATGGAGATGATCCTGCCGCCCTCGCCCATATGCGCGGCCGCGGCCTTGGAGGCGACGAACGGCGCTCTCAGGTTGACGTCCATGGTTTCATCGAAGTCGGCAAGCGAAAGCACATCGATCGGCGCGGCGCGCCAGATGCCGGCGCTGTTGACGAGAATGTCGAGCCGGCCGAACGGGCCAACGGTATCGTTGACCGCCTGTTCCATGGCTGCAGCGTCTCGATTGTCGGCTTTGATCGCCACAGCTTGTCCGCCAGCCACTTTGATCTCTTCGACGATTGTGCGGGCTTGCTCTTCGCCATTCACGTAGGTCAGCGCCACATTGGCACCATCGGCCGCTAGCCTTCGCGCGATCGCGGCACCTATGCCGCGACTGCCGCCGGTGACGAGAGCGACCTTACCGTTCAATTGCTTGGATGACATCGATTTCTCCTTTATGTATCGACCGATACATAAATAACTGTCAGTCTTGCCGAGTCGCGTCAACTGATTTATGTATCGATCAGCACAGAAAAGAGAACCATGTCCGAACGAGGCCGCCCCCGAACCTTCGATAGAAACCACCGCTTTGCGGCGTGCGATGGATGTGTTTTGGGCCCGGGGCTATGAGGGCGCCTCGATGAGCGACCTGACCGCGGCGATGGGCATCAATTCGCCCAGCCTCTATGCCGCCTTCGGCAGCAAGGAGGCCCTCTTCCTCGAAGCAACCGACCTCTACACACGTGTCGAAGGTGCGGACATCTGGTCGGCGCTGGAAGAATCGCCGACCGCTTCGCTTGCGATCGAACACTTCCTTTGCCGGACGGCGGAAGCCTATTCACAGACCGATCGCCCCCAGGGCTGTCTGATCGCACTCGGCGCGTTGCACCAGGATTCGAGCAAAGGCGCTATCCGCGACGATCTGCGCCGCCGTCGCGCCGAAAACCACATGGCCCTGCGCAAGCGTCTCGATCGCGGCGTTGCCGAGGGCGAATTGCCGCTGGATTTTGACAGCAGCGCAGCGGCGACATTCTTCGCCACGGTTCAGCATGGCATGTCGATCCAGGCGCGCGACGGCGCATCGCGCGCCGCCCTGCTGGCGACCGTGGCCGGCGCAATGGCTGCATGGAAGGTGATGGCCAGCACAGACGCGGCGTGACAAACGCCTGCCATTGTGCTGGAAATTCAAACAGCCAGCCTAATGCGCGGTCGGGAGGAGAAGCCTGTGAAGAAGGGATATCGCGAGCTGCTGGACGAGGCGAATGCCGAGATCGAGGTGGTGTCGCCCGAGGAAGCGGCAGGGCTGCTCGACGACGAAGGCACGATCTTCGTCGATCTGCGCGATCCGCGCGAACTGGAACGCGATGGCAAGATACCCGGTGCCCAGCATGTAACCCGAGGCATGCTCGAATTCTGGATCGATCCGGACAGCCCTTATCACAAGCCATTCTTCGCCTCGGGAAAAAGCTTCGTCTTCTTCTGCGCCGGCGGCTGGCGCTCGGCGCTGGCCACCAAGACGGCGCAGGATATGGGCCTTTCCCCGGTGAAGCACATTCTTGGCGGCTTCACAGCCTGGAAGGCAGCCGGCTTGCCGGTCGAGCCCGGCAGCAGGAAGAAATAGGCCGCTTGGCCGACATTCAGTGCAACAGTGCCGATTCTGGGCGGCCGGCCACGAAATTGACGGCCTGCCCGACCACCCTTTTGTCAGCCAGAATGCGGCGGTGGCCGAGCCCGTCAGCCCAGTAAAGTTGCACATGATCGCCGGCGCCCGCATAGAGCCTGGCATGATCGGCGGACACTTCGCGGTCGTCGGGTGCGTGGATCACCAGCGTTGGCAGTGACGTGCGGGCAAGTTGGCGGTCGCCAACGAATTCATGCAGTGGCCGTCCAGCGAGATGCTCGACCCGATCAGCCATCGCAGCCTGCGAGCGCGGGCCGACATTGAGCATGCGGCTGAAGTCGGCGAAGATCGCCGGCAGCGAACTCGGCGCCGCGATCAGCACCAGCCGATCCGCGGCAAGCGGGGGGATATTCTTGACTGAACCGACAATGGCATTGGCGGCAACGGCGCCGCCGAAGGAATGCCCGATGACGGCCGTGAACGGGCCGAACCATTCTCCGGCTACGCGTGCCGCATCGACCGCGCTGACCATGTTTAGCCGGCGGCCAAGCGACTGGCCATGGCCTGGCAGGTCCAGGGAAATAACCTTGTAGCCGGCGTCGCGATGGCCTTCGATCAGCGCGCGCATATATTCGGTGCGTGAACGCCAACCATGGATAACCAGCACTGTGCCAATGACCTCCCTGCCCGGCTCAGGCCGAAATTCATGCACCGCCACGCAGCCTGTCGCGGTCTTCAACCGATGGTGGCGCGCCTCGGTCATGAACGCTGCGGCACGGTCGACGGCGCGCCGCTCGCCATCTGTCAAACCCTTGGGGTTTGGGGTGCGGCAGAACAATTCGAACGCCGCGCGTCCAGTCAGGCGTGGCGCAACATGTTCGGCGGCGGCGAACACCCCCCGGATGACCTTCAGACCAAATGATGCCATAGTGGCGATCCATCCATTCGTTCAAGCATGAACATAATAGTTCAAAGATGAACATTAAACAAGACCTACCCTGGGACAACCCGCGTTTTCGCAACTGGGTCGCGGTGGCGCGCGCCTGCCATGTGATCGAGAGAGCCTTGGCGGTGAAGCTTGCGCCGCTGGACCTGAAGCCGGCGCAACTCGACGTGCTGATGAACCTTTATCGCCATCCGGGCATGTCGCAGCATGATCTCGCGCGACGGCTTCTGGTCGGTCGCTCCAACATCACCATGCTGCTGCCGCAGCTTGAAACGCGTGGATTGCTGCGCCGCGAGGGTGATGAAAAGGACAAGCGTATTCTGCGGCTGACCCTGACCGAAGCGGGTGAAGCCCTGCTGATGCAGGCGCTGAAGGTCCACATGGCGCTGATCGAGAAGGCGATGAGCCAGTCGACGCCCGAACAATGCGACATGATCGGCGAACAGATGCGCAAGATTTATGACGTGCTGAAGGAAGCGTAGC
This genomic interval carries:
- a CDS encoding rhodanese-like domain-containing protein, coding for MKKGYRELLDEANAEIEVVSPEEAAGLLDDEGTIFVDLRDPRELERDGKIPGAQHVTRGMLEFWIDPDSPYHKPFFASGKSFVFFCAGGWRSALATKTAQDMGLSPVKHILGGFTAWKAAGLPVEPGSRKK
- a CDS encoding alpha/beta hydrolase: MASFGLKVIRGVFAAAEHVAPRLTGRAAFELFCRTPNPKGLTDGERRAVDRAAAFMTEARHHRLKTATGCVAVHEFRPEPGREVIGTVLVIHGWRSRTEYMRALIEGHRDAGYKVISLDLPGHGQSLGRRLNMVSAVDAARVAGEWFGPFTAVIGHSFGGAVAANAIVGSVKNIPPLAADRLVLIAAPSSLPAIFADFSRMLNVGPRSQAAMADRVEHLAGRPLHEFVGDRQLARTSLPTLVIHAPDDREVSADHARLYAGAGDHVQLYWADGLGHRRILADKRVVGQAVNFVAGRPESALLH
- a CDS encoding MarR family winged helix-turn-helix transcriptional regulator codes for the protein MNIKQDLPWDNPRFRNWVAVARACHVIERALAVKLAPLDLKPAQLDVLMNLYRHPGMSQHDLARRLLVGRSNITMLLPQLETRGLLRREGDEKDKRILRLTLTEAGEALLMQALKVHMALIEKAMSQSTPEQCDMIGEQMRKIYDVLKEA